Sequence from the Bombus pyrosoma isolate SC7728 linkage group LG3, ASM1482585v1, whole genome shotgun sequence genome:
tgaTCGAACTGTTTATGATTGATTATAATCTTATTATGTCTTTTTagtatatcaatttatatttgtgaCACGTGATATGTCGTATCTAAAGAACTTTTAAAGctaatttatatgtttaaaataagCATGTTATTAGTGTTACGTACCCCTATAGCATTCGATAATTTTGTCAGTTTTTAAAAtagcaaaatttattcaaattcctTAGATTAGTGAATTAGGGCATTTGATTTTTTTGTGATCTCttcaagaatttttcttcatatGATACACACGATATTCATAGATCTAACATGTAACTTatataaagattatttataaatttacaccAATCAAGCGAAGCAGAGTTTTGAAAGAGGGGATCATTAAAGATCGTTAATCGTATGGGAGTTGAGAAGTTACGAATACGAAGTATTTGCTAAGTGGATCGAAGACAGAAAACATGAAAGGTAAGTATCTACTACAAAGtgcattatatttaaaagaaaaatgagaaaaatatgattttaaaaagatgaaatgaCTTTTTTTTTGGTTTAATCTATGTATTAGAAATATAAGTtagaaagtattttattttattttcgatattggAGATTTATATTCATCTTCCAGACAAGTATCTTTTATatgtttgtctgtttgaatacataaaaaatacaaaatatataataaataaaatatgcaaacatataatttatattttaaaaatataatcacacgtgattataatatttcattaaatattattgctgctattagatatataaattgtctatttcgttgttttcaactaattgaaaaaaaaataaattacaattaatatatttttttagtagTATCgcttaattgtttaatattcataatattttaaccaCAATACAAAACGATATATACGGTACggatgtatgaaatattatggAATGTTTTCATAATCTATATATcctatatatattcttaaatggacaaattttatagtttatgtattgaataatatacaaattattttatctttatatggcttatttatttaaatattcatatttttaaatcctaCAACTTAATATCATaccatattaattatattgattttattcaatttatattaaaactgaaatgatattatttaatattaaatttttattagatataataatttgttttctgTATGAGGTTTTATCTCCTTCAATTGCTTAtataatctaaataatttttatattattagaatataagtGTGGGAAACTCATAATTGAAGGAAAAACCAAAAAGGTTTATGAAGTTCTAAATGATTCTACTTTATGTCTCTTACAAAGTAAGGATCGTATTACTGCTGGAGATGGTGAAAAATCTCATGATTTAAAAGGGAAAGCTGCAATTAGTACAGCTACTACAGCTAAAGTTTTTCAATTGTTAAATGAAGCTGGAATAAAAACTGCATTTGTTGAAGTGGTAAATGACACTGCTTTCATTGCACAAAAATGTGAAATGGTCCCAATAGAATGGGTCACTAGAAGATTAGCTACAGGCAGTTTTTTAAAAAGGCATCaaggtataataataattactgtaATTACAAAGTTATATATAGATGTTTATTATTTGTGTTACTTTGTTTTAATCTTTATTGCTTAGGAGTTCCCGAAGGATATAGATTTAATCCACCATTACAAGAAACATTCTTTAAAGATGATGCCAATCATGATCCACAATGGTCAGAGgaacaaattatttctattggTTTTAAGTTGAATGAACTTATAATAGGGAAAGATGAATTTGATATTATGCAACGTACTGCACTTGTTGTATTTGAGGTTTTAGAAAGGGCATGGGCAACTAGAGATTGTGCTCTTATTGatatgaaaatagaatttggaGTGAATATAAATGGTGAAATTATGGTAGCAGATATAATTGACAGTGACTCTTGGAGACTTTGGCCATCTGGTGATAAAAGATTGATGAAAGATAAACAGGTATTTGATATCCTGCAAGTAAAggtatgatatttttttaacttaatttcaTTACCTTTGCTTTGTaggtatatagaaatttgaataCTGTAACTCAAGAAGATTTGGATACTgtaaaacgtaattttaaaTGGGTAGCAGATCAACTCGACTTTCTCATTCCATCAGCTAGGAGTCTTGTTGTTATTTTAATGGGATCACCTTCTGATGAAGatcattgtaaaaaaatagCAGAACATGCAAAGTCTTTAGGTTTAAAGGTTCAACTTCGTGTATGCAGTGCCCATAAAGGTACTCAAGAAACATTGCGTATTCTTGCAGAATACGAAGGTACTTATGAAAAGGTACATATATTAacagtttaaaaaatgaatggattataatttttatattatattttagagattttataatttatattttgataaacttatagttatatcgtataggtttttaaaaatatatcaaatgatattttgatatttatacgtatataaaaatatgttagaGGTATTTAcacttatttaaataactaataataattacaagaatAACAGCAATAATAGTCGATTTACTGTATTAAAtacagtaaataaatattgtatttaagtacagcaaataaatattgtatttaaatgcACTATGTATACTGTATACTGTATTTAATACAGTAAATAAAGTATCAACAATacttgaatttataataaattgaatatcgCTCGGACGTATATTGCGAAGTCGTTTAATCACGAAAACATAATGATAAAACTACTGATATTGACGAATATGTGCtgtttatttttgaattatcacaagtttttcttctctcttctagGTGGTGTTAATAGCTGTAGCAGGGAGAAGTAATGGATTGGGTCCAGTACTCTCTGGAAACACAGCTCTGCCTGTTATTAATTGCCCAcctttcaataatattaatatttcacaagATTTGTGGTCGTCTATTAACGTTCCATCAGGTGAATTCTCGACTGTAATTTAATCATGCTATCAGTTTTTGTTATAAGaacattattaaatagaatttattaaatttccagGGATTGGATGCACCACAGTTGCTTATCCTGAAAGTGCAGCATTATCGGCCGCTCAAATTCATGCATTACATGATCATCTGGTTTGGGCACGTCTACGAGTAAAGCAGTTGATAAATTACATTACTTTAAAGCAAGCTGATGTTAAACTAAAAAAtcttgttatataatatattgcgtcaaaatttaatattatgacTTCACAACTTAATTTTACACATTACATTGTAAACAactaattaagcaattgtttGTACAAGTTTATACAAATCAACGTAAGATAACTACCTTAAAGAccttaatttcatttgatgTAAACTCTCTATGATATTTatgttactatatatatatttgtggtATTTGggctattatttatatttgagtAATCAGTTCGtgaatgtatttaattttacataaatgtttATACTAGCCCTTTTTGTGTATACAGTGTTATTGTTTTTCTTAGTTATCCTTTATTGGTtacaagtatataatattcatttattcacatttaaacaaatttacgaataaaataaaaatatgcataattttgtatacagtcatcttttatgtattatatacttAATCTGAAACAAAAAACTTGAATGATTACTTTGTATCGAACatgtcaataaaattatattaaatcagTCAGTATACATATTACACGCACCTTATCATTACAAATGTTGACTCGCTAAAGCttcaattttgataatttcttttgGACAGTTTTCCGTTAAATTTATTGGATCATTttctgttattaaaatatcatcttCAATACGAACAGCTAAACCATAAAATTCTGATGGTGCAAATCgatttttatgattaatatatattcctataaatgtaaaaaaataaaataaaataaaaagtaaagttattttaagtgttacaaataaattaatgtttcccAAGGTACATTACCAGGTTCCACTGTGACTATCATTCCTGGTTGAAGCTTCAGACTCCTAGAAATCTTCCCAGTGTCGTGTACATCCATCCCCAAATAATGGCTTACATGATGTGGGCAATAAGTGTAAACCGcagaaaataattcgtttttattcaaatgtttTGGTATTAGACCACTTTCTTGTAATCTTTTGCCTAATAAAAAGCACATATCATGATATAATTGATCTAACGATGGTAATTCTCTTagtttatgaattaaaatattttgaacatcCAGTACTATGTCATATAAGACTTTTTGTTCTTGAGTAAATGTTCCATTAATTGGCCATGTTCTGGTTACATCAGATGAATAACCATGATATTCACAACCTAATtaagattttaaagaataaaggtacaatgaagaataaaatatttatcatctaTAGATATGCTAACAAACCTGCATCCATCAAAACCATATCTCcatctttaattatttgattgttggtaatataatggataataTTAGCATTGTTACCCGCAGCAACAACTGGTGGATATGCTAAAAATTCTGCACCATTCATTCTACATTCATAATCCACAGTTGCAAACAGATGATGCTCACTCATTTTAGGTTTTGATATTTCTATAGTTTTAGATATTGCTGCTGATATAATTTCACAACTCTTTCTCATTAAATCTATTTCAGATtgtgatttaattaatctgattttatgtattatatttgttgGAGAAACAACCATTTGACCActtgttattttcattaattcacATAATTTATTGTGTAAATTAGGTTGTGCTACATCAACATTGTCATACCAAATagtactttttttattttcatttatgaaagaaataaaaaactgTTCGAACTCTGTTACTGGAAATGCTGCATCAATACCAAACATTTTAGGTGCTATTTCAATTCCAGTTTTAGGGCCATCCCATAGTTCAGAATGTTCATCTTGTTGTGTTAGAAATAGGGTAGTTAcaaagttttcatttttt
This genomic interval carries:
- the LOC122565783 gene encoding multifunctional protein ADE2 produces the protein MKEYKCGKLIIEGKTKKVYEVLNDSTLCLLQSKDRITAGDGEKSHDLKGKAAISTATTAKVFQLLNEAGIKTAFVEVVNDTAFIAQKCEMVPIEWVTRRLATGSFLKRHQGVPEGYRFNPPLQETFFKDDANHDPQWSEEQIISIGFKLNELIIGKDEFDIMQRTALVVFEVLERAWATRDCALIDMKIEFGVNINGEIMVADIIDSDSWRLWPSGDKRLMKDKQVYRNLNTVTQEDLDTVKRNFKWVADQLDFLIPSARSLVVILMGSPSDEDHCKKIAEHAKSLGLKVQLRVCSAHKGTQETLRILAEYEGTYEKVVLIAVAGRSNGLGPVLSGNTALPVINCPPFNNINISQDLWSSINVPSGIGCTTVAYPESAALSAAQIHALHDHLVWARLRVKQLINYITLKQADVKLKNLVI
- the LOC122565779 gene encoding xaa-Pro aminopeptidase 3-like yields the protein MFNTLRNSIIYQIKKYGQRTYIGNSLDTITYNSNRRQSKEPLNISYQSCGQPTAITHPHLMKNGEVVPGIQLCEFKKRRNKLIKNIISYACVTNLGKSHIIIIPSASKVYMSDKIPYVFRQNTDFLYFTGCQEANSILIITAKNENFVTTLFLTQQDEHSELWDGPKTGIEIAPKMFGIDAAFPVTEFEQFFISFINENKKSTIWYDNVDVAQPNLHNKLCELMKITSGQMVVSPTNIIHKIRLIKSQSEIDLMRKSCEIISAAISKTIEISKPKMSEHHLFATVDYECRMNGAEFLAYPPVVAAGNNANIIHYITNNQIIKDGDMVLMDAGCEYHGYSSDVTRTWPINGTFTQEQKVLYDIVLDVQNILIHKLRELPSLDQLYHDMCFLLGKRLQESGLIPKHLNKNELFSAVYTYCPHHVSHYLGMDVHDTGKISRSLKLQPGMIVTVEPGIYINHKNRFAPSEFYGLAVRIEDDILITENDPINLTENCPKEIIKIEALASQHL